AAGAGTCGGCATAGAACGCGTTAGCATGAAAACAGACCCGATTCCACCGGAAAGAATGCGGCTTATTCTCGTCGAATCGGCAAAGGCAAGACTGTTAAACGAAGTCCGAAGCTTTGTCTGCACAAACTGCTGGGATTACCTGGAAATGATATGCATAAAAAACTTGCCCGACAACCCAGTCTGTCCACAGTGTGGTTCCAACGCCTTAGGAATACTAAGAAATGAAGAAAACCATGTGAGGTCCCTAGTGGAAAAGAGAGGAGAAAAACTGGCTAAATTCGAAAGAAAAATGCACCAACAAGCTATCAAGACTGCACAATTGATTTCAAGTTATGGAAAAACTGCGGCAATAGCTCTTTCTGCTCGAAGAGTAAAACCAGACGATGTTAAGAGTATCCTTAAAAAAGAGAAAAAGCCTACAGATCACTTCTTTGAATTAGTGCTTGAAGCCGAACGAAAGGCGCTAAGAAGAAGGTTCTGGGCAGATTAGTTGAGAGAAATGCAAACTCTACTGTCCCAGTTTATATGCGAGTATTGGCATTCCAGCCGACAACTTGAAGATAGATTAGCCATAGCTATTGAAGCTTCTAAAACTATAAATTGCACGAAAAAAAACTAATGCACACTTTGGGGTAGGGATGCTTGGAATTAAGTAGACAAAGATTAAGAAAAAAAACCTTGAGCAGGTTCAAATACATGCGAACTTGTGTCCTAGCAAGGGAACTCTGCTTACTTGTAAGGACAAATCGTGTTGCTTTTAGCCCAGAAGATGTGAAGCAGTGTTGTAGCCTCATTTCAAAATTATGTAAGGAATCGGGCTGCATTGAACAAAGTAAACTTTGCCAACAAGCGGCTGGAGTCGTAAAAGAAGACGAGGAGAAATACCTCGAACTTTGCCAGCAAAGCTGTCTGAAGTGCGGTGAGGCAAGACGACCTATGCAAAAGAAGAAAACCACATATGTAGCATAGTAAACGTCAACAAACCTTAAAATAAGCAAATCGATAACACAAAAGCGTAGAAGGAGAAATCACAAATTGTTCATCGCTCCTTTCGTTGCATCACCTCTTCCAGTTGTCAGGCACATGCTAAAACTTGCAGACCTAAAGCCTGGGGAAACCTTCTACGACCTAGGGGCCGGGGATGGTCGAACAGTAATTATGGCGGCGCAAGAATTTGGAGCCAGAGCGGTCGGCGTTGAACTGCGAGAAGATCTAGCCAAAAAAGCTTTAGCAACTATTCATGAACTCGGCATCCAAGACCGAGTAACCATCGTCCAAAACGACTTATTCAAAGTGAACCTTTCTCCAGCAAATGTCGTGTTTTTATATCTCACAACTAGCGCAAATGACAAAGTCAAGCCAAAGCTGGAAAAAGAATTGAAGCCCGGTGCACGAGTAGTTTCTCACGACTACGAGATTCTAGGATGGAAACCAGTAAAAACGGAAAACTTCTGTGAAAATCCAAAGCTTGGCTACCCATCACACACAATATACATTTATCATAAGTAATTTTGAGTTTTTTGCGGATCATTTTCCCTTTCTGAAAAAGTTCTAAGGAACGTTGCTAGGAGCATAGAAAAAAGATTTTGCGGAAAAGCAATAGAAGGCTCTTAAAGCGAATAGGTGAAATCCACGCAATTTTTGAGTACAGGGATTTGCTACCAATATGACTCTTGCAGTAATGCTTAATTACTAAGCTGTAAACTTCTTTAAAACCACGAGTTCTAAGGAGACATGAGAAATGAACCTCATAATTCTCGGTCCACCGGGCTCAGGAAAGGGGACATATGCCTCAAGGTTGCAGTTAAGACTCGGCATGCCGGCCATAGCGACAGGCGATATTCTTCGAGAGATAGTGAAAGAAGAAACAACGTTAAGTAAGAAAGTTAAGGAGTATATGAGCAAAGGGGAACTAGTCCCAGACAACATCATAGTCGAGGTTCTGAAAGAAAGGATTGCCAAAGATGATAGCAAAAGGGGTTTCATATTAGATGGTTATCCTCGAACTATTGAACAAGCGAAGGCGCTTGGCACTTTCGCGAAGATTGATATAATTATCCTCCTACTTGTACCAGAGTGGATTATCATCGAAAGACTCTCAAGCCGAAGAATCTGCAGAAACTGTGGAGAGGTCTACAATATTCGGTATTTGAAGCCCAAGAAACCAGGAGTCTGCGACAAATGTGGTGGCGAACTCTATCAGCGGATTGATGATACACCAAAAGTTATCAAGGAAAGGTTGAAAGTTTATGAAAGACAAACGCAGCCTCTTCTAGAA
This genomic window from Candidatus Bathyarchaeota archaeon contains:
- a CDS encoding adenylate kinase; its protein translation is MNLIILGPPGSGKGTYASRLQLRLGMPAIATGDILREIVKEETTLSKKVKEYMSKGELVPDNIIVEVLKERIAKDDSKRGFILDGYPRTIEQAKALGTFAKIDIIILLLVPEWIIIERLSSRRICRNCGEVYNIRYLKPKKPGVCDKCGGELYQRIDDTPKVIKERLKVYERQTQPLLEYYKGKAPFVKFKCEDTDTPPEVAVEEILKGLKKLKLS
- a CDS encoding class I SAM-dependent methyltransferase, which encodes MFIAPFVASPLPVVRHMLKLADLKPGETFYDLGAGDGRTVIMAAQEFGARAVGVELREDLAKKALATIHELGIQDRVTIVQNDLFKVNLSPANVVFLYLTTSANDKVKPKLEKELKPGARVVSHDYEILGWKPVKTENFCENPKLGYPSHTIYIYHK